From Salvia splendens isolate huo1 chromosome 3, SspV2, whole genome shotgun sequence, a single genomic window includes:
- the LOC121797071 gene encoding RING-H2 finger protein ATL39-like, with protein MADPQSSSTTPPTPPPLARSSSEMLYYGLVVVATAVIVLVLYNIVIVRWCADQRPPQRVRHRRPRQAATWRIADSPAISVASFKYEGGGKGQDGGGGDSECAVCLSVFEQGEEIKQLPNCKHYFHAPCIDMWLYSHMDCPLCRSPVEPSPLHHPAAAVEETEHSREVLLGPGSLV; from the coding sequence ATGGCAGACCCTCAAAGCTCCTCTACAACACCACCCACACCGCCTCCGCTAGCAAGGTCGAGCTCCGAGATGCTCTACTACGGCCTCGTTGTTGTCGCAACAGCGGTTATCGTGCTCGTGCTCTACAACATCGTCATCGTGAGATGGTGCGCGGATCAAAGGCCGCCGCAGAGAGTCAGACACAGACGGCCGCGCCAGGCTGCGACGTGGAGGATCGCCGACTCTCCCGCGATCTCGGTCGCTAGCTTCAAGTACGAGGGCGGTGGAAAGGGGCaagatggtggtggtggtgattctGAGTGTGCAGTTTGCCTCTCAGTGTTTGAAcaaggtgaagaaataaaacagCTGCCTAACTGTAAGCATTACTTTCATGCACCTTGTATTGATATGTGGCTCTACTCCCACATGGACTGCCCTCTTTGCCGTTCGCCGGTGGAGCCATCGCCGCTCCACCACCCGGCAGCCGCGGTGGAGGAGACGGAGCATTCCCGGGAAGTGTTGCTAGGTCCGGGCTCATTAGTTTAG